TTTCTGACATAGGGCAGCCAGCACATGCCCCCTGTAGTTCAACTTTTACAATCCCATCGTCTGTCACTTCAACTAATTTTACATCTCCTCCATCAGCCTGTAGTGATGGTCTAACTTGATCTAGTACTTCCTTTACATCTTCTTTCATTATTAATTCCCCCTATTTATAAATTAATATTTTCTACTTTACTTTTCAACTCATTAATTAAATTAAGATATTTTTCCTGAATCCCTTTTTCCTGAGCATTTGTTTCTACTTCTATAGCTCTTTCTTCTAATTCAGTTAAATCTTTTGAACTTAACTTTTCTTGACCATAACTATAGATAATATTATCTTCTTTATAAATATGTCCATCAAGTAAATCAGCATAAGCTATTGAATTGGCTATCACATCTATTCGAGCATTCTCCTCACCATCTTTTACCTTATCGAGAGCTGTCTCTAAATTATTGATAAAATATCTTCCCAAATCATGTTCAGAAAACATAGCTTCAACTGGATTTTTTTCTAAATCATCATCCAAACTTTTAGATATCATATCAAATAAAATATCCTCTTCCTTTCCATGATGATGCTCGTCAGCATAATTTCTGACAAAATCAATTACATCAGTAAAAGCTTTATAATCAACATTACCAGTATTA
Above is a genomic segment from Sporohalobacter salinus containing:
- a CDS encoding hemerythrin domain-containing protein — translated: MEPIELLKEEHKNIKKVLVVIRKLCIKVFNTGNVDYKAFTDVIDFVRNYADEHHHGKEEDILFDMISKSLDDDLEKNPVEAMFSEHDLGRYFINNLETALDKVKDGEENARIDVIANSIAYADLLDGHIYKEDNIIYSYGQEKLSSKDLTELEERAIEVETNAQEKGIQEKYLNLINELKSKVENINL
- a CDS encoding NifU family protein codes for the protein MKEDVKEVLDQVRPSLQADGGDVKLVEVTDDGIVKVELQGACAGCPMSEMTLKNGIEKRLKEEVPQVKEVQAV